The Streptomyces sp. DH-12 genome includes the window CGCTAGGACATGCCGGACCCGCATGAACTCGGCGGCCGCGCTGATGGTGCCGGCGAGCAGCAGGAGAGCGAGGCCCAGGGAGCCGAACAGCAGGATCCAGTTGTTCAGTCGGGCCTTGTTCGAGGCTCCGGTCAGCCAGTTCTCGCCAGGGGTTTCGACATTGACGGCCGGTACGACCGCGTAAGCCGCCCGCTCCACTTGGGCACGCTGTCCCGTGGCCTGGGGGATCACAAGGAGCTGGCCGTAGAGCTTGTCGAGACTGGGGTGGGACGGGGTGGCCTGGATGCGCAGCTCCGGCCCGTACCATCTGCGGATCTCCTCCAGGCGCCGGTCGCCGCCCTCGACCGTCTCCGGCGCGGTGGGGCACGTCAGGCCCAGCGTCCGCAGGGCGTCGCAGGATCCCTGGAGGAGCGGCGCAGGCTGCTCGGGGTTGGTGTTCAGGGAGAACAGGTGTGCCCCCGTCGGGAGGGAGCCGGCGAGGTCCCGGATCGCCGGCGGTGTGATGTCGCGGTTGTAGACGCTGATCACGCTGTCGCCGACTCGGGCCTCGGAGGCACGTGCCGCGGCCGCCTTCTCGCCCAGCCGGCTGTTCCACACCTGGAGTTGGCAGACCAGCCCGAGCCCGATGACCATGGCGATCGCCAGCCGGACCACGACACCGGGGTGCGCGACCGTCCAGCGCCCTCCGATCAGCTGGCCCGGACGACCGGCGCGGAAGCCCTGTGCGGCGAACTTCTCGCCCAGCACGCGGCCGGCCGCGGCGGCCACGGACGGCAGCAGTGCCCACATCGCGACCGTGCCGAAGGCGAACGCGAAGAGGCCGGGCGTGCCCCTGAAGTACTGACTGACCGCCACGAGGGCAATGCCCGCGCCACACCCGTACAGCCGCCACCGCGGAACCTTCGAGGCGAAGGACCGGGGCCGGGTGGCAGTGCCGCCCCGCTCCACGCGGTGGAGCAGGACCACAGCGCCCAGACTGACCACGAAGGACACGATGAGCGCGGCGAGCGTCATGGGCCAGGCCGCCCGCAGGTCGTCGCTGTTCAGCAGGTAACCGGTGGGCGGAATCCTGAGGTCCGTGGCCGACGCGGCGAGCATCGGAAGGATCGCCACGGCCGTTCCGGCCGCGATGGGCAGGGCGGACTCGCCGATGTTGACGACAGCGCGGTGCCGCCACCCTCCACCGAGTGCCTGCAGCAGACCACTGCGGCGGTCGCGGGTGCGCGAGCCGACGCGTGAGGCGATGACCAGCAAAGACACCGCTGGCAGGCCGGTCAGTACGCCGAGGGTGAGCAGCACCTGGCCGAGCGGGCGGCCGTACAGGTTCTCGCCCATCGGGAAGGCGCGCCCGAACCCCTCCGCGTACTGCCAGGCGTCGCTCTTGCGGAGCTCGTCCGGAGTCTGAGCGGGCCGGACGTAGGCGAGGCGTTCCGAGGGGGAGACGAGGCCGGACTTGCCGATCGTGCCCGCGTAGCGGCCGTACCGGTTGGTGATCTGTTCCTTCCCGCCTTCGCGGACCAGCTCAGGGGAGAGCATGGCCTCGCCGGGGGCCGGCCAGCGGGACAGCCCGGGCGGGGGCGGGGCGTCGGTCTTCAGCGGGGAGATGTAGATGACGGAGTGCTGGACCTCACCGACCGCGTCGAAGGCTTCCCGCCACAGCGCGACGGCGTCCTGCCGCTGGTCGGTGAGCAGCGGTCCGCGGGCCTGGTCCCGTGCCTCGCGCCCGTCGTAGGTGGCGATCGCGGCAACCACCCCCAGAGCGACCACGGCGACCGCCGCGGCGGCCGCGAACAGGGCCCCAAAGCGCAGCCGGTCGCCGGGGGTGCCGCGCCCGGCCGCGAACCCGATGCGGAGCAACTGCCCCCACAGTCG containing:
- a CDS encoding permease, with protein sequence MNTVAQRTRGTNSATPPAGRGGRLWGQLLRIGFAAGRGTPGDRLRFGALFAAAAAVAVVALGVVAAIATYDGREARDQARGPLLTDQRQDAVALWREAFDAVGEVQHSVIYISPLKTDAPPPPGLSRWPAPGEAMLSPELVREGGKEQITNRYGRYAGTIGKSGLVSPSERLAYVRPAQTPDELRKSDAWQYAEGFGRAFPMGENLYGRPLGQVLLTLGVLTGLPAVSLLVIASRVGSRTRDRRSGLLQALGGGWRHRAVVNIGESALPIAAGTAVAILPMLAASATDLRIPPTGYLLNSDDLRAAWPMTLAALIVSFVVSLGAVVLLHRVERGGTATRPRSFASKVPRWRLYGCGAGIALVAVSQYFRGTPGLFAFAFGTVAMWALLPSVAAAAGRVLGEKFAAQGFRAGRPGQLIGGRWTVAHPGVVVRLAIAMVIGLGLVCQLQVWNSRLGEKAAAARASEARVGDSVISVYNRDITPPAIRDLAGSLPTGAHLFSLNTNPEQPAPLLQGSCDALRTLGLTCPTAPETVEGGDRRLEEIRRWYGPELRIQATPSHPSLDKLYGQLLVIPQATGQRAQVERAAYAVVPAVNVETPGENWLTGASNKARLNNWILLFGSLGLALLLLAGTISAAAEFMRVRHVLAPLAVLTGSHSIYRSVALWNLTMPLLIATLITGAVSAWHSLFFIAVVQEGSFSWRVLAGAMTGCAVLAVAVGLLGGRAAIRAARTWQPTAD